The genomic segment TGTTCGGCCCGATGGACGGGCTTCCCGGCCGGGTCTACCCGAGGCCCGACCGTCCGGCGGTCCTCGCGTCCTTCGCGCCCGAGGTGGCCGCCCGCACCGGGGACGACCCGGTGGCGGCCGGCATCCTGCGCGAGGCGGCCCGGCACATGGCCGACGCGGCGGCCGCCGTCTGCCCGGCCTCGGGCGAGCCCCGAGTGGCCCTGACCGGCGGCCTGTTCAAGCTCGGCGACCCGCTCCTCGTCCCCCTGAGGGCGGAGTTGGCCAAGCGGCTGCCGCACGCGCCGCTGGTGCCGGCGGAAGGAGATCCGCTGGTCGGTGCCGTGCGGATCGCGGTCGCCTGGGCGGGTGGCGGACTCGGGTTGCCCTACGACGAGCGGATGTTGTACGCGGTGGCCGAAAAGTAGTACCTGAAACAGGGAGCAATCCAGCCTGTCGGACAAACATCACCGTGCACCCCCAAGAACACCGCTCAGCAGATAAATGCGGTATTGATCGGTCCTGATCGGCACGTAACTCATCAGACAAATCAGGACGGATACCGCTCACCTGCACCCTCCCCGAACAGGGGAGCCCAAGAAGCCAGTAACATGCGGCGCCATGAGTTCCCCCACTGGGCCCGCGTCCGGCCTGCCAGTACGAATGCCGCGACCCCGCCAGCCCGGGCGGCACCGCCGTCCCGAGCCGCTGGCGGCTCCCGAGGGCGCGCCCGCGCTCGTCCTCGCGGTGCCCGGCACGCCCAGCGCCGCCACGCGCAGCCTCGCCGAGGAGGTCGTGAGCATCGCGCGCTCCGAGCTGCCCGGCCTCGACGCCCGCATCGGCTACGTCGACGGCGGTGCCGACGAGTTCCCCACGCTGCAGTCCGTGCTCACGCGCGCCGCCGAGGAGCGCACCGCCCGATACGAGCAGGCGCGCGCCGCCGGCCTGGACGTCAAGGAGCCGGACGGCCCCGTCGCCGTCGTCGTGCCGCTGCTGGCCGGCCCGGACAGCGCGACGCTGCGCCAGGTCCGCCAGGCCGTCATGGAGAGCCGTATCGCGGCCGAGCTGACCGATGTCCTCGGCCCGCACCCGCTGCTCGCCGAGGCGCTGCACGTGCGCCTGTCCGAGGCCGGTCTGGCGCGTGCCGACCGGGCCCGGCTGTTCACCGTCGCCACCGCCGCGGACGGCATCGTCCTGGCCACCGTGGGCGGCGAGGAGGCCGTGCAGGCCGCCGGGATCACGGGCATGCTGCTCGCCGCGCGGCTCGCCGTGCCGGTGATGGCCGCCGCCCTCGACCAGGAGGGCTCGATCACCTCCGTGGCCGAGCAGCTGCGCTCCTCGGGCTCCCAGCAGCTGGCGCTCGCGCCGTACCTGATAGGGCCGGAGATCGACGCCGGTCTGATCGAGGCGGCCGCGACGGAGGCGGGCTGCTCCGCCGCCGACGCGCTCGGCCCCTACCCGGCGATCGGCAAGCTGGCGCTCGGCAAGTACACGACCGCACTCGGCATCGCGCCGCAGCAGCCGCAGGGCATGCCGGTCCGCTGAGCCCGGTGCACCGATCCCGGACCGCGACCCGTACGGCCGAGGGCCCGCTCCTCTCGCAGGAGCGGGCCCTCGGCCGTACGCGTGCCGCACCGCGCGGCCCACTGGCAGGGGTCCGGATCAGACGTCCAGGACGACGCAGGAGGCGGCGGGCGCCTCGATCGAACCGCCTCGTACCGGTACACCCGTGTCCGGGTCGACCGTGAACCAGGTGACGTCGCCCGAGCGCTCGTTGGCCACGTACAGCGTCCCGGCCGCGTAGGCGAGGGCGCGCGGCCAGTGGCCGCCGCAGGGCACGGTCGTGACCAGACGCAGCCCGTCCTCCACGACGGCGAGCACGGAGAGCACGTCCGTGCCACGGGTGGCCGTCCACACGAAACGCCCGTCGGGGGACACCACGACGCCCGAGGGGTACGCGTCGCCTTCCGGGGCGTTCTGGAGCACCGGGGTCTCTCCCAGCGCCTCCAGCGGCCCGTCAGGGGCGTTCCAGCGGCACACGGTGACCGTGGGGGCGAGTTCGTTCAGCACATAGACGTACGACCCGTCCGGCCCACCCGGGTGGAAGGCGAGGTGGCGCGGTCCCGAGCCCGGCGGCAGCGCCGTCTCGTGGCGCACGACGGGGACGCCGTCCTCCAGGGCGCACACCCGCACCGAGTCCGTGCCGAGGTCGACGGCGAGGAAGCGGCGGCCGCTCGGGGCGGGCAGCACCTGGTGGGCGTGCGGCTCCTGTTGGCGACGGGGGTCGGGCCCCGATCCGGTGTGCCGGAGTGTTCCGGACGCCGGGGCCGCGAGGGTGCCGTCGGGGCGCAGGGGGACGGCGGTGACGCCGCCGGAACCGTAGTCGGCGGTCAGCACATGGCCGGCGTGCAGACAGAGGTGGGTGGGACCGCCGCCGACCGCCACCGGGGGCCCGGTCAACTCGGGCTTGTCGCCGGTCACCCGGTAGGCGGCCACGGCGCCCTCGGGTCGCTCGCTGACCGCGTAGAGCGTGCCCCCGTCCGGTGAGAGGGCGAGGTGGGACGGGTCGGGGACGTCGTCCGCGCCGCCGAGGACGGTCAGCGCGCCGCTCCCCTCGTCCACGGCGGCGACGAGGACACCGAGGCCGCCCGCCGAGGTGAACGACCCGATGTAGGCCCGTCGTCTCCTGCCGTGTGTCGTCGTGGCTGGTGCCATCGTCCGTCCCCTCACCGGTGGCTCTTGTGCGGGCGAGGGTAGCAGTAGGTCTAGACCAGAGGGGTTGCGCCCCCGCCGCCCCTACCCGTCCCATCCCCCCAGGGGCCGACGCCCCTTCGACCCCGCACGCCATCGAGCTCGGGGGGTGGGGTGAGTTGGCGGGTGCGGGTTGGGTGTGGTTGCTCGCGCCGTTCCCCGCGCCCCTAAAGGCTCCGGGCGCCACCCATGCTTTTCAGCGGCGCGGGGAACTGCGCGACAGGACCCTGAGGTCAGGCGCGGGCCGGGGAGGAGCCGTGCAGGGGGTGGGCCAGTTCCGCCAGGGCCCCTTCCAGGGCATGGAGGTGGGCAAGGGCCTGGTCGGCGCGCGGGTGATGACCGGACGTGGCCGCGTGCGCCGGCGCGGGGCGCTCGGGCACCGCGCCGACCAGGGCCTCGACGGCCGACTCGACACGACGGCAGGCGGCGGTGAGACGGGCGTCGTGGGAGGCGTCCGGGTCGGCGGCGACGGCGGCGAGGCCGCGGGCCTCCCGGGCACAGTCGTCGAGCAGCGCGAGCACCCGGCGGGCCCGTTCCTTGCGCGGCAGCAGCGGGTTGAGCGGGTGGACCAGGGGCGCGAGGGACAGCCGTACGCGCCCCAGGAGCGCCTCCAACTCCGCCACGCGCGGCGCCGGGTCCGCGTCGGCGTCTCCCGCCAGGCGCAGGGCCGCCGTCGCGGTGCAGCCGTGCACCGCGTGCAGGGCCCGCCGCACCCATCGGTCGGTGACGGCGTCCGTGGTGACGGGGAGGACCAGCGCCACGGCGAGCGCGGCCCCGAGCGCGCCGACCCCGGTCTGCGCCAGGCGGAGGCCGAGCAGTGCCGGATCCAGGACGCCGAGGAGGCCGTAGAGCAGGCCCGCCATGACGGTGACGCAGAGCATCATCCAGGAGTACGACACGGCGGCCGTGTAGAAGATGCCGAACACGCAGACGGCGACCAGCGCGGCCGTGGGCGCCGGGGCGCCGTGCAGGGGGACGGCGACCAGGAGACCGACGAGGATGCCGGTGACCGTGCCGAGGACGCGCCGGAAGCCGCGGACCAGGGTCTCGCCGCGCGAGGTGGTGTTCACGAAGATCCACCAGGCGGTGCCGACGGCCCAGTACCAGCGTTCCTGCGAGAGGACCTGCCCGGCGGCCATCGCGAAGGCGCAGGCGGCGCTCGCCTGGAAGGCCTGGCGGGTGGTGACCCGGGCCAGTCCGCGGCCGTCGGCCGGGGCGGGGGCGGCCGTCGGCGCGGTGCGCCGTTCGATGCACCAGGCGCCGAAGCGCACGGCCGAGGACGCGGCCAGCGCCAGGGTCATCGCCGTGTACAGCTCGGGCAGCTGGCCGGGGACGGCGTGCAGGAACTGGGTGACGAAGAAGGTCATGAACGCGAAGATGCCGAGCGCGTGGCCGCGTGGTCCCCAGCGGCGGGCGTGGACGCCACAGAAGATCACGACGAGCCAGGTGGCGTCCCGCAGCGCCGGCATGTCGTGCAGCACCGTCGCGAGGGCCAGGACCGGGAAGCCCACCGCGGGCAGCAGCGCGGTGGTGACCGCCTGGCCGCGCACCGTCGGGTCGGCGACCGTAAACAGCGCGAGGAGCGCCGCGAGCCCGCCCGTGATCGAGGCGGTCAGCGTCAGCCCCGCCAGTTCCGACAGCGTCACCGCGAGGCCGATGCCGAGCACCGCCCGCAGCGAGACCCGCAGCCGCAGCAGCCCCGGGTCCGGAGCCATGAACATCCTCTTCACCGCCGGCCGCCCGCCCCTCTCCCGTTCAGCTTCGGCCCGCACGGGCCCTTCGCGTTCGCCCACGCCGCGCCGGCATGGAAATGGCGCCGCGGGCACGGACCGGCCTCATTGCCGTCCTGCGCTGCGCGGCGCCATCGATGGTCAGTAGGAAAGCACCAGAGGAGCTGATGGCTCAACCGGCACCCGAATCACTGAGCCATTGGTACAGTTTTCCATGATCACCGAATGCCAGAGGGAGGCCAACGGACCATGGCCGTCGACGAGCTCGACACCCGCATCCTGCGGCTGCTGCTGGACCAGCCGCGCACCAGCGTGCGTGAGTACGCCCGCATCCTCGGCGTCGCCCGGGGCACCCTCCAGGCCCGCCTCGACCGGCTGGAACGCGACGGTGTGATCACCGGCACGAGCCCGTCACTCTCCCCCGCCGCGCTCGGCCACCCGGTGCTCGCCTTCGTGCACATCGAGGTGACCCAGGGGCACCTGGACGACGTGGGCGACGCGCTGGCGGCCGTACCGGAGATCATCGAGGCGTTCTCGATCACGGGCGGCGGCGATCTCCTGACCCGGGTCGTGGCCCGGGACAACGCGCACCTGGAGGACGTCATCCAGGCGCTGATCAGCCTGCCGGGCGTCGTGCGCACGCGCACGGAGGTGGCGCTCAGGGAGCGCGTGCCGTACCGGCTGTCGCCGCTGGTCGAGTCGATCGGCTCGGCGGCGGGCAGACCGGCGAGGAACTGACCGATGGCATCCTGGCGTTCATGAGCACCATCCGCGGCACCACGGTCATCTTCGATCTCGACGGAACGCTCGTGGACAGCGAGCCGAACTACTACGAGGCGAGCCAGCCCGACGTGATCCTCATGATGAGCAAGGGACTCGAGTCGGTCGGCGGTGTCGACGGGCTCGTGGAGATTCCCGGCATCAGGGAGACCCCGGCCGGGATGGACCGCCGGGTGGTGGACCTGGAGGACGGGGTGCTGCTCAGCTTCGGGCCGCGTACGCCGCTGGTGATCGATGTCTTGGTGGAGCGGTTGCATCGGGGCTGACGGCGGGTTGGGGCTGTGTGGTGGCCGCGGGTGGGTGGGGGCTGGTCGCGCGGTTCCCCGCGCCCCTGACAAGCAGGGGCTGCGCCCCGTGCTTGTCGGCCCGCGGGGCCGTCGTCTTCAGAGGCGCGGGGAACCGCGCGAGAAGCCCCAACCACCCGCACCCGGCAACCCGCCTTCGAGCTCAGCGGGCCTCCTCGTATCTCACGTGTCGAAGTCGACCGTCAGAGTCTCCGAGACCGGGAACGACTGGCAGGTCAGGACATAGCCCGCGTCGACCTCGGCCGGTTCGAGCGCGAAATTGCGGCGCATGTCGGCCTTGCCGTCGGTGACCAGGGCCCGGCAGGTGCCGCAGACACCGCCCTTGCAGGCGAAGGGCAGGTCGGGGCGGGTGCGTTGGGCGCCGTCGAGGATGCTGCGCTCGCGGGAGAGCGCGGCGGTCGTGGAGCGGCCGTCGAGGGTGACGGTGACCTCGCTGACGGGCCCCTCGACGGCGGCCTCCTCGTGCCGGACCTCCCGTACGGGTTCGTCGTCGGCGTAGAACAGCTCCTGGTGGACGCGGCCGGCGGGCACACCGAGTCCGGCCAGGACCCGCTGGGCGTCGCGGACCATGCCGTGCGGGCCGCACAGCCACCAGTGGTCCGCCGTGTCGACGTCGACCAGGGAGTCGATCAGCGCCGAGAGCCGATCGGCGTCGAGGCGGCCCGAGAGCACCTCGGCCTCGCGGGGTTCACGGGACAGGACGTGGGCGAGCTGGAAGCGGGCCGGGTACAGGTCCTTCAGGTCGGCCAGTTCGTCGGCGAACATCACCGTGCCGCTGCGGCGGTTGCCGTAGAAGAGGGTCACGGTCGAACGGGGGTCGGCGGCCAGCACCGACTCGGCGATGGAGACCATGGGGGTGATGCCGGAGCCCGCCGCGATCAGCACATGGTGGCCGGAGGTGCCCAGGTCGGGGGTGAAGAACCCGGTGGGGCCCATGACCTCGACGGTGTCGCCGGGCCGTACGTCCTCGACGAGCCACGAGGAGAACAGTCCGCCCGGCACCACCCGCACCCCGATACGCGGCGCCGAACCGGCCGGGGAGCAGATGGAGTACGAGCGCCGCTCGTCGCGTCCTTCGATCTCCCGCCGCAACGTCAGCGACTGCCCGGGCACGAACGCGAACTCCTGCGCCAGTTCCGCCGGAATCTCGAACCCGACGGCGACGGCGTCCTCGCAGAGCGGCTGTACGCCGGCGACGCGGAGGCGGTGGAAGGCGGGGCGGCGACGCGGGCGCACCGCCGCGGCGAGAGTGGCGTGGGCCGAGCCCGGACCGCCGGAGGCGGCCGGGGCGGAGACATCGGATGCGGTTGAGGCGGTGGGGGCCGCAGCGGCGGAGGTGGCCCGGCCTTCCGACGCGACCGCCGGTTCCCCCCGCAGGCCTCCCGTCGGTTCTTCCTTGAGGCCCTTCATCAGATCTCCTTGACGTGCTCGAACGGCTCGCGGCAGGTGCGGCAGCGCCACAGGGACTTGCAGGACGTGGCGGCGAAGCGGGAGGTCTCCTCGGTGTCCGCCGAGCCGCAGCGGGGGCAGCCGACCGACCGCCGGGTGGGTGACAGCAGGAGGGGGACCGCGCCTCGGGGTGCCGTGCCGGGTGGAGCGATGCCGTGTTCCGTCAGCTTGCGGCGGCCCGTGTCGGTGATCCAGTCGGTGGTCCACGGCGGGTACAGGACCGTGCGGATCTCCACCTGCGCGTAGCCGGCCGCGCGCAGCCGGGCCGCCACGTCGGCGCGCATCTCGGCCATGGCCGGGCAGCCGGAGTAGGTCGGGGTCAGGCTCGCGACCACCGTGCCGTCCTCGGTCAGCTCGACGTCCCGCAGGACGCCGAGGTCGGCGAGGGTCAGCATGGGCAGCTCGGGGTCCGGCACCTGCTCGGCGATGTACCGGGCGCGCCGCGCCTCGGTCGCCGTGGTCACCATGTCGCCTCCGGGTGGGCGCGGGCCACGCTCTGCAACTCGGCGAGCAGCGGCGCCAGATGCTCGGTGTGGTCGCCGCCGCGGCCGGCGCCCGGGAGCGGCCGGTACACCGGCATGGGCAGCCCGGCCGTCTCGGTGACCTGGCGGAGCACGGCGGCGACCTCGTCCCGTACGTCGCAGGCGGTGAACAGCTCACCGAAGTACGGGGCGACCTGCTCCATGGCCCTGCGGACGCGCCGGTGCGACTCCTCCGTGCCGTCCCCCAGCCGCACGGCCCACTCGGCGGCGTACTGCCGGTGGTACGTCAGCTCCTTGACGCCCTTCGCCGCGATCGCCGCGAGCACCGGGTCCGGGTGCGCGACCAGCCGCTCGAAGTGCGCGAGGCGCCAGCTGGACAGGACCAGCAGCCGCACGATCGAGAACGCGAAGTCACCGCCCGGGAGTTCGGCGAGGCGGACGTTGCGGAAGTCCTCCGGGTCGCGGAAGTAGGCGTACGCGTCCTCGCCGCGCCCCGTGCCGTCGACCTGCCCGGCGCGGGAGTACAGCAGGCGGGCCTGGCCGAGGAGGTCGAGGCCGATGTTGGCGAGGGCGACCTCCTCCTCCAGCTCGGGCGCGCGAGTGGTCCACTCGGCGAGTCGCTGGGCGGAGACCAGGGCGTCGTCGCCGAGGGCCACGCAGACGGCGGCCAGTTCACCGGCGTCGACGCCCTCGGGCACCGTGGTGTCCACGCCGTGCAGGGGGTCCTCGAAGCCGGTGCCGTACGCCCAGCGCGCGTCGTCCTCGTGTCCCTCGGCGAGGGTCAGGTAGACGTGGTCGTCACTCATACCCTGCTCCTCAGATGTGCGGGACGTCGTCGGGGATGTCGTAGAAGGTGGGGTGGCGGTACACCTTGTCGGCGCTGGGCTCGAAGAAGGGGTCCTTCTCGTCGCGGGTGGAGGCGGCGATGTGCTCGGAGCGCACGACCCAGAGGGAGACGCCCTCGTTGCGGCGGGTGTAGAGGTCGCGGGCGTGGGTGAGGGCCATCTGGTCGTCGGCGGCGTGCAGCGAGCCCACGTGGACGTGGTTCAGGCCGCGCTTGCCGCGGACGAACACCTCGTACAGCGGCCAGTCGCCCTTGTTCGTGCCGGTCATGCCGCCGTCCCCTTCCGGGCTCGCTCGCTCTGCCTGGCCGCGTGGGCGGTGGCCGCCTCGCGCACCCAGGCGCCTTCCTCGTGGGCGGTCCGCCGCCGTTCCATCCGCTGGTCGTTGCACGGCCCGTCGCCGGTGATCACGCGCTTCAGCTCGCCCCAGTCGGGGGTGCCGAAGTCGTGCCGGCCACGCTCCTCGTTCCACCGCAGCTCCGGGTCGGGGAGCGTCACGCCGAGCTTCTCGGCCTGCGGGACGGTCATGTCCACGAACCGCTGCCGCAACTCGTCGTTGCTGTGCCGCTTGATCTTCCAGGCCATCGACTGCGCGGAGTTGGGCGAGGCGTCGTCGGGCGGGCCGAACATCATCAGCGAGGGCCACCACCAGCGGTTCACCGCGTCCTGCACCATCTCGCGCTGAGCGTCGGTGCCGCGCATCATCGTCAGCAGCAGTTCGTACCCCTGCCGCTGGTGGAACGACTCCTCCTTGCAGATCCGCACCATCGCGCGCGCGTACGGCCCGTACGAACTCCGGCACAGCGGGACCTGGTTGCAGATCGCCGCACCGTCCACGAACCAGCCGATGACCCCCACGTCGGCGAAGCTCGCCGTCGGGTAGTTGAAGATCGACGAGTACTTCTGACGGCCCTCGATCAGGCGCCGGGTCAGGTCCGCGCGGTCCGCGCCGAGGGTCTCGGCCGCCGAGTACAGGTACAGCCCGTGGCCCGCCTCGTCCTGGACCTTCGCGAAGAGGATCGCCTTGCGGCGCAGCGAGGGCGCCTTGGTGATCCACTCGCCCTCCGGCTGCATGCCGATGATCTCCGAGTGCGCGTGCTGCGCGATCTGCCGGACGAGCGTCCTGCGATAGCCCTCCGGCATCCAGTCGCGCGGCTCGATCCGCTGGTCCCGCGCGATCGTCGCGTCGAAGTGCTCCTGCAGCGCGTCCTGGGTGTCCGGGGTCCCCTCGGCGTCCTGGGACGGCGCCCCGGCGGAGTCTGTCGTCGTCATCGAAACCAGCTTCCCAACCGACCATTCGTTCGGTACCAGTGTGACGCGATTCGCGCGGACGGGCAAGACCCGCACGCCCCTCCCGCGATCAGCACCTTCTTGACAGGCGGCGACCCCGCTGGATTTCATGAGGTGACGCACAGCAACCGAATGGTCGGTCGGCTCACGGGGTCGTGGGCACGAAGGAGTCGCGATGAGCAGCCTGGGCGATCCGCTCCCCCACGACCTGCTGGACGACGGCGAGCGCCTCACCCAGGAGCAACTGCGGGAGCTCCAACTCGACCGGCTGCGGGCGACCTTGCGGCACGCGTACGACAACGTGGAGCTGTACCGGAAGAAGTTCGACGCGGCCGGGGTCGGCCCCGGCGACTGCCGCTCCCTCGACGACCTGGACCGGTTCCCCTTCACCACGAAGGCCGACCTGCGGGACACCTACCCCTACGGCATGTTCGCCGTCCCCATGTCCGACGTACGACGCGTCCACGCCTCCAGCGGCACCACCGGGCGCCCCACGGTCGTCGGCTACACGGAGAACGACCTCGCCCTGTGGGCGGACGTGGTCGCCCGCTCGATCCGGGCCGCCGGCGGGCGCCCCGGACACAAGGTGCACATCTCCTACGGCTACGGCCTGTTCACCGGCGGCCTCGGCGCGCACTACGGGGCCGAGCGCGCGGGATGCACGGTGATCCCGGCCTCCGGCGGCATGACGGCCCGCCAGGTGCGGCTGATCCAGGACTTCCGCCCCGAGATCATCATGGTCACCCCCTCCTACATGCTGACGCTGCTCGACGAGTTCGAGAAGCAGGGCGTGGACCCGCGCTCCACGTCCCTCCGGGTGGGCATCTTCGGGGCCGAGCCGTGGACGGAGGAGATGCGCCGGGAGATCGAGGAGCGGACGGGTCTCCACGCCGTCGACATATACGGACTGTCGGAGGTGATCGGCCCGGGTGTCGCGCAGGAGTGCGTGGAGACCAAGGACGGCCTGCACATCTGGGAGGACCACTTCTACCCCGAGGTGGTCGATCCGCTCACGGACACGGTCCTCCCCGAGGGCGAGGAGGGCGAGATCGTCTTCACCTCCCTCACCAAGGAGGCCCTGCCGGTCATCCGCTACCGCACCCGCGACCTGACCCGGCTGCTGCCCGGCACCGCCCGCCCCGCCTTCCGCCGGATGCGCAAGGTCACCGGCCGCTGCGACGACATGATCATCCTGCGCGGCGTGAACCTCTTCCCCAGCCAGATCGAGGAGATCGTGCTGCGCACGCCGGCCGTGGCCCCGCACTTCCAGATCCAGCTGACGCGACGTGGCCGCATGGACCACATGACGGTCAGGGTCGAGGCACGGGCGGGGACGGCCCCCGACCAGCGGGAGGCGGCGGCCACGGTGATCACCCAGGCGGTCAAGGACGGTGTGGGCGTCACGGTGGAGGTGACGATCGTCGATCCGGAGACCCTGGAGCGCTCGGTCGGCAAACTCAAGCGGGTCAAGGACCTCCGCGACGCCGAGATCTGACGACCGGGCAGCACACCGACCAGGTCAGGGACGCGGGGAACGGCGCGACCGGCCACCGACGGCCCGCGGTCGGCAGGCCGACGGCAAGCGGAACGGCGCTCTCCCCTCGTGCGGCGCCGCTGCGCCGCGCTCAGAGCCCTCGATGCACAACATGCCCACCCGTCACGGTCAGCAGCACCGGCGCATCGGCGACCTCGTCCGCGGGCGCCTCCACGGGGTCGAGCCCCAAGGCGGTGAGATCAGCCCGCAGCCCCGGGGCGATACGGCCGACGACATCCCCCTCGCCCGCCGCGAGCGCCGCATGGCTGGTGCAGCCCTCCAGCGCCTGCACCCCCGTGAGTCCCGCCCCCGAGGACGCCGCGCCCTTCGGCTCCCTGGCCGTCGCCAGCACGACCCGCGCGTCGTAGTGGGCGATCGGCCAGTCCGACCCGAGCGCGACCACCGCACCCGCGTCCCGCAGATCACGCAGCCGCCACGCCCGCACGGCCCGCTCCTCACCGAGCCGCACCGACCACTCGTCGGACAGATCGGCCCGGGTGAAGTCGGTGTGCGGCGGCTGCATGGACGCGATGACCCCCACCTCGGCGAACCGCGCCACCAGCTCGTCCGGCACCGACTCGACGTGCTCCACGCGATGCGCGAGCCGCCCGCCGGGCCCCAGGGAGGCGACGGTGTCGAGAACGTGGCGTACGGCGGCGTCCCCGATGGCGTGTGTCGCCGTACGCACCCCGGCGTGGTGCAGCCGCCGTACGGCTTCGCCGTACGCCGCCGGGTCGGGCCAGAACGCGTCGGTGCCCTGGCCGTGGCAGTCGGGATGGTCGAGCCAGGCGGTGCCGCCCTCGACCGTGCCATCCATGAAGAACTTCACCCCGCCGACCCGCCAGTGCCGTCCTCCCCGGCCCTGGAGCGCGACGAGTTCCGCCAG from the Streptomyces sp. NBC_00310 genome contains:
- a CDS encoding amidohydrolase, which gives rise to MPTADLVITGTHVRTLDPRRPYATAVAVRDGLIAAVGEASDVRDWRGRGTEVVDLGGGRLVPGLADGHSHPVWGLDMATGIDLTAVTDLDGLRAALTSGRRVDGWVIGYGLDHNAFGGRTIDRALVEDVLEGAPAFLRLYDGHSALVSGAALKAAGITGPRAFAQRSHIAVDTDGRLTGHLVEHAAMELLQPVMPRPSYAERRARLAELLDGMAATGLTGAHVMDLGDLDLVGEVAEESVLPLRLRFAPWCMPGADADDLAELVALQGRGGRHWRVGGVKFFMDGTVEGGTAWLDHPDCHGQGTDAFWPDPAAYGEAVRRLHHAGVRTATHAIGDAAVRHVLDTVASLGPGGRLAHRVEHVESVPDELVARFAEVGVIASMQPPHTDFTRADLSDEWSVRLGEERAVRAWRLRDLRDAGAVVALGSDWPIAHYDARVVLATAREPKGAASSGAGLTGVQALEGCTSHAALAAGEGDVVGRIAPGLRADLTALGLDPVEAPADEVADAPVLLTVTGGHVVHRGL